The window AACAGATGTGTAATGGTGTTATTAATGCATTATGTATTTCTGAGGTATACATTGTGCATGGTGTTGGGTAACAGATGTGTAATGGTGTTATTAATGCATTATGTATTTCTGAGGTATACATTGTGCATGGTGTTGGGTAACAGATGTGTAATGGTGTTATTAATGCATTATGTATTTCTGAGGTATACATTGTGCATGGTGTTGGGTAACAGATGTGTAATGGTGTTATTAATGCATTATGTATTTCTGAGGTATACATTGTGCATGGTGTTGGGTAACAGATGTGTAATGGTGTTATTAATGCATTATGTATTTCTGAGGTATACATTGTGCATGGTGTTGGGTAACAGATGTGTAATGGTGTTATTAATGCATTATGTATTTCTGAGGTATACATTGTGCATGGTGTTGGGTAACAGCTACACTGCTTGAAACTGAACACACGACTTTCCCCCACTGTTGCACGTGTGTATATGATTGAGTAACAATAAAAGGATTTGATTTAAAGAAAAAAATCAGATAGTAACTAGTTATTGCAACACAATATGCAAAGAATGCAACTTTGTTCTCTATGTTAAATAGCATTTTAAGTCATTCTCATACCATGTTAAATACCTCTATACAAAAGCAAATTTACATCATGAAATGCACAAACTTGTCCTACGTTCTCTGGGGCCCACACAAAGGATCCATGCCCTAAATATGACACAACAGCTATTTAGTTATTGATTGTTAACTTACAAAGCAAGGATAGCTATGTGTTTGTGGTACATGGCCCTTATTGTGGAACTGGACGGTGAAACTGACAATTGCTCAGTCTTCATATCAATTCACAGTCTGTGTCTGCTGTAGGCCGAAGTGTGTGGACTATCTACAGCCACATTCAGCCACCACCATGCCCTCATACTTGTGCTTGTAGGTGACCACTCCCCCGTCCATGTAGAGCAGTGATATGGGGTCCAGCTTCGTGGGCACACAGCAGGCTCGAGAAGCCATTTGTGGTCTGCGGACGCTGAGAAGAGTCTGGACGATGGCGTGCTTGGTGGGCGATACCTCCGAGGTCATAGGCGGGTTGCAGACGCCGTTACACTCGTAGGCGTCGTAGCCCAGGGGCTGGATGACCCAGGAATCCCATCCAATGTCCTTGAACTCCACGCGGAGCGGCGTCCTCTTGCAGGACTCGCCCTTGACATTGCGACGGACTCTGGGAGGTGTGTCGTAGATAAGGTTGGAGTGCAGCCGCGCGAGAGACGTTTGTTTGTCCTGCTCCTCGTTGTCAGGGACGCCGCCGTTCCGGTTGTCGCCGGCCCTGAGTGGCTGCTGGCTGACGTCTAGGTTTGCAGGAAGGTCGTTGTCCTGTTCCATCAGCTGCTGGATCTCTCGCCTGTCTTCGCGGATGCTCTGATCATCCGAGAACACGATCACGACGGGCTTGTGTTTCCCCTCGGAGCTCCGGTCTGTGTCCACGCCCGCTGCCTGTTCCACCTCGTCTGTGATCTTCTGAGGGGTCTCCTCGTGCTCAGGCTCCACGTTGGCGATGTGGACCTCCAGCCTGTGGGTGGTGCAATCTGTCTTCCGCCAAGCACGGAGGGCGTGAGTCAGATCAAACGACACCCAGGCGTCGTCCTCGCCGCGGACACGCCGGGTGGCCagctcctccgtctctctgatctcctcctccttccctctcctccctgtccccccgtgTGCCCTCCAGAACCCCCCGCTGTGTATCTTATACACCGTAACCTCGCGGTCGAGGCCAGCGAAACATCTGCGGTCTCGTTGCACCAGGGTGTAGAGTCGGAGTTGGGCGGTGGTGATGTGCTcgtggggggggatggagatgtTGAACAGCAGAGGGTGTCTCCTTACACCCATGGATGTCACACTGTAGGGGGAGGAATCTGGAATTAAAATATCAATAGGGGTCTGAATAGGATTTACATACAGATTTAAAAGATAAGCTTTGATTGAATTGTTATTAATTGTTTTGTCTAACTTTCAATtagattttttgtttgttgacatATAATTTCTCtccagaaaaaaacaaaagccTTTGGAATGATTAAAATGAATGGTTAAAAGGTGGAATCTAACAAAAAAATAGTCAGAACTCATTCCTTTGAAACATAATTTAATAATTTATTTATCTAAACCATAAGCCTATTTATGCAACTATTagagaaaaaaacattctgGAAACTAATTGCATTTCATTAGGGCAGAGCAACCCTTCTCGAATACAAAACAAATTTTCTTGGATCAAATAAAATCCAAGTATCTCTTTATGATAACGATCTTACTTACAATCAACGTTATGAATAAATGACGAAGCTTGTGGTGTTGTTTCTcctaaaaacaacaaaaaacttgtGTTACAAAAGAAAAAGTTGTACCTTCATTCTTGAAACTGCGTATTATGTTGTCTGAGGGCACTGTGGTTCGATCGTGGGCAAATCGGTTGTACAGCTCCAGCATGTATTCTGGTGGCTCCTTGCGGGCGGCGCGAGGCTTTGGACAGGGCCCCAGCTCCGTGAGGTTAAACGTCGACAGAAACTGCCCCAAAAGGTCCTGGACATCCAGGTCACCCTCCTGCTTCAGGAGGGCGCTGTTCAAAACCCCTCTTGCCCCGCGAGTGTCCTGGGGGGCCATGATGGGACTGGCCCGGCTTGCCCCAGGCAGCAGCACCAGCAAGACGCTCAGAGTGTAGCTGTACATAGGTTTACAGGACACTTGAGCAGCCATGGTTGAGTCAAGGTCAGATTCAGGTCCGAAGAGAATGTCAGATATGGAAATAGGATAGACTCCACGGCAGAGAACACCTGTAGAGAAGTACACCCCGCTATCTAGCGGCGTTAGGGGGTTGAGGGGAAAAATTGCTTTGTCCTTGTGCAGCTTGTGATTGGGTGCAGAGGGCCGGACTGTGTTGTCAGTGCTCCTGTGACATGTTTGGAGATGTCACAAAGGCTCCGctcacaaacccccccccacccccctcccccccctgcctcccccccccccccccccgcctcccccccccccctgcctccccctgggcCAGGGACGGGTGACGAACACAAACCCCTCTCGAGTAGTATCTGCTTTCCATGCAAGCTTTTCTTATGGTGCCGGCTGTCTCCACTGAAAGGGTGCCGGCTGTTTGTTCATCACGACAAAACTACAGCCCTTATCTCTTATCACTTAATATGGAAGTGAGTCTGAGATAAATGGGAAAATAAACAACACTTTCTTTCTTATTTGTTTACCGCAGTTATACTGTAGTCACTGTTGTTTTTACTTCCGAGAACATGAGAACTTACTTTGTGTCCATGTTGATCACTTGCCAGACGCCAGAGAGCATTCTTTGATCCATATTTATACTGActtatatatattaaatatatgAAAACAAATCATGCAACATCAGTAGTTGGTTCAAGCATAATCACAAGATAACTACCTTCTGATTATGGTTTATGTATTTCGATCAGTTCAAATAGTCAATACTGTGATTGTGGTAACATTTGACGGCAGATAAAGATGTTGCAGGTTCAGATTCCCTCCTATAATGTCACTTTCAATAaatgcgtctgctaaatgaaagcactatattattgttattacaTAATTTATTTGGCAATAAGTTAATGTAGTACTGCAAGGACCCCACAAGAGGTCATAGTACATTTGTGTTCATGGTTGATACTAaaatatttctttatttttagaAACCTTTTTTTCTACCTTGACATTTGTATATAATTTCAAGCTAAAAAGAGCTCAGATATTGGAGCTTCTTGAATAATTAGCCGTGATTGATTGACATGTCGTCGTATCCATTGTGGTATTCCTGCTGTGTGGAAATTCCGCCCAGGGTGTTGTGATATTTCAGTAGCATGGGGAGGCTGTGGGATGTACAACACAGCTTCATTAAAATGCCCATACCCTCATCCAGAAGCCCTTAGAAATATCCAGATTCTAGATAGATAGGCCTCAGTTGATCAACCAAAATATAAATTGCATCTCTGCTGATATCCAACCACTGGTCGGGAAGGGAGTGAGGGGAATATGCAATACCGACTAGTTTTAAACTGTAGTACAACTATGACCTTCCATTGTGTGTAGCGATGAACAATGAGCTGCACTAcacaatcttgtaccatttgtattttttgtaatatttttattttttgtatttttatattgtaaattactgcaacttatattttattttatattttattatatagtttattttaattctaattccactcagtattgctagttatgtacccttagtatagctagtcctcatatttaaattttagattcctatatgtttaatgtttgcatcttcctgccaaagcaaattccttgtctgtgcaaactttcatggcgaataaaacacattctgctGAAAATCTTTAAATGTATTGACAtttcagatggacagacagggagTGAGAAGTCAGTAATTGGGAAATAACTGTTGCCTATTAAGTTAGTTTTTCTTTCGACAAGGACATTGTAGCTTAGTCATCTGCCTGAGAATAACATCCATACCTTTGTTCAAAACAAGCTACTGCTAGAATGCTGCTCATCCAAAAAATAGACAAATAACAACGCGAGACAAACAACCTAAGAGGCTTTCCAAGTGCTTCAGTGGCAAGGGGCAGACTCTTTGATCATCAAATAATCAGCTCACTTTGATTTGTCCAATCTTGAGCTATTGTGATTGTCTCGATGATGGAGTCTGTTGACTTTGTCCAGAACGCTCCTGTGATGTAATTCAAAGGTTGACATGTGTTCCCTGACTGTCCCTTTCAAAACAATTTAATATGTTTCTGTTGATTGTTGTAATCAAATCACTCCAGGCTGTTCTTGGTCATTATCATCTTTATTTACTTAGCTTTGAACATTAAATGTAACTTTGAATCAAACAGTTCTACAATGCTcctaaaaatgtaaatgaaaggAATTGAATTTATGTTACATTGAAAACAAATCACTGCATTTTAGTCTTGACATACCATAAACCATTGACATTAAAGTTGCACTACACAATGTTGCTAAAGTACATCTCATGTGTGATAGAAATGTTTGGTCTTTGAAAAGCCAAGAACATAAGCAGAAGCAGTGTGGAAGAAATCAGGGATTTCGTATGTGCAAACACCTGTTGGCTGTACATAATTAGTTTTTCTATTTCTCCTATCAATTCTGTCCTcttgtagccggtgtgtatcggtttaaactcactcctcaagtatgtaaaCAGGCCAACCGCGTCAACTAATAGCTAGCTTTttgttggcgtagctggtagtgtcGCGATGTTGCGATTGGGAAGTCAGAGGTGGCGTGTTTGACCCCAGTGAGGGGGCGAACATCGGCTCGTgtacctctgacggagcagcACTTGTTATAATCTGACCTTCACGCCTTAGAGAGACCTTGTTACTGACGTGTTTACATTACTTATAAACCCAGAACCCAACTGAATAGCCACATTGTTCTTAATGAGACAACTAACAGGCACAGGATATTCAATACACATCGTACCATTAGAGGCCAAACACTGATGAATAATAAAGCATAATTAATGCTTTCGACATGACAGTGAACTTACTTTGACACAAAACTAAATCTCTGTGTTAAATCACAACAACAAAGCCAGACATAAAGAACGGCACAATTTCCAAGTCAGCATTACTCTGAAACAATGTAAAAACATTCAGTTGTTAAAAATGCACATACTGCATGGATCTGTCCATAAAATGTGACTTGTACTGCAACGAACCCCAGGTGCCGTACACCTGCAGAATAAGCATTAATTACCACAAACCGAGGGAGAATATATCACAGGAAATCTATACACTGAGCCTTGAATGTTTCAGTGAGGTGACATGCTATCAGACAAAGTACATGAATGAACAAGTTAGGCTATTCTGTGTAAACTGACTTGTAACTCGTATACATGCTAATATGTCAGCTACTAAACACACAATAAAACATTAACTCAACCAATGAACCTTTCTGGGCATTCACCTTTTATAATTGAAATGTTGAACATACGGGCAGAAAACATCTCCAGACAATTTTCCAATCAGCTGTGCCTGTGGCCTGTAGGGCctttatatatatgtgtgtgtgtggggcaccTGGTTGTTATGGTGATTAAGTTGTAATGGTAGGTCTGTCAGCCTGCAGAGCAGAAAGCTGGAGAGATTGTCTGTGCGCAGAGCGCAATTTATAATCTACTCTGAGGGTGAGTTAGTTTAAATTGCATGCAAATGTCATTCCTCAGTGCTAGATAATTGACATCAGAATACGTCTTTTTTATAAAAAAGATTCCGT of the Osmerus eperlanus chromosome 14, fOsmEpe2.1, whole genome shotgun sequence genome contains:
- the LOC134034206 gene encoding bone morphogenetic protein 10-like yields the protein MAAQVSCKPMYSYTLSVLLVLLPGASRASPIMAPQDTRGARGVLNSALLKQEGDLDVQDLLGQFLSTFNLTELGPCPKPRAARKEPPEYMLELYNRFAHDRTTVPSDNIIRSFKNEDSSPYSVTSMGVRRHPLLFNISIPPHEHITTAQLRLYTLVQRDRRCFAGLDREVTVYKIHSGGFWRAHGGTGRRGKEEEIRETEELATRRVRGEDDAWVSFDLTHALRAWRKTDCTTHRLEVHIANVEPEHEETPQKITDEVEQAAGVDTDRSSEGKHKPVVIVFSDDQSIREDRREIQQLMEQDNDLPANLDVSQQPLRAGDNRNGGVPDNEEQDKQTSLARLHSNLIYDTPPRVRRNVKGESCKRTPLRVEFKDIGWDSWVIQPLGYDAYECNGVCNPPMTSEVSPTKHAIVQTLLSVRRPQMASRACCVPTKLDPISLLYMDGGVVTYKHKYEGMVVAECGCR